In Heliangelus exortis chromosome 3, bHelExo1.hap1, whole genome shotgun sequence, the genomic stretch ggaagaagagcagcagctgcagcagcagcaggacctcGGGGGTCTTTGCACCTCCCTGGCCTCCCTCCCCTTGCCATCAACTGCACTGAAGAACTCTGGGGCTGGAGAAACAGCACAGCTCCACGTCTTCCGACCCACTGGGCACCTGCCCACTTTATGCTGTAAATCCCTGACTTGACATGGGAGCTACTGACGTGCCTTGGACCACTTGTCCTTTCTTACCTTCAAGCTGGCTCTCTCTCTGGCTCTCCACATTAGCACAGACACGCCCGGACAGGGCCTGATCACTGCTCCATGCCTGCCATGCCTATCAGTGACAGCTTCTCACCCTCCCTTTTCACATCAGCCTTTCTTGGCTCTTCTCTGGGACACAGGAGAACTAAATCACTGACCCCAGCGCACTGCTTTGCAGTTCTCCCTGCTaatggctgcagggcaggcagggggttGCTACTCAGACAGGAGGTCACTCCCTGGGCAAAGCCTCTTCTGCAAGCTTGCTCTTCACCTCCCGCCACAAACCTGCAGCCCAGCAAGTCTCTCCAGGAATATTTCCAGACGCAGCCTTCCGTTCACCTCCGCGAGGCCTCTTCCAGGTGCCTTTCTTTGGACAGGGACAGCTTGCACACCTTGTCACCTTTCTTTGGGCGTGGACAGCGTGCACACCGTGTCCCATCAcaagctcagctccagcagccacgCCTTCTCCCAGGTCCTGTCCCAGCTGTTCTCCATAGGAACTCCTGGACGCAGCAATTGAGCACCCGGACTgttctcctctgcttccccagctaCCTCTGGAAGACCTGGAGGGACAGAGGGCAGAAGCCCAATGGGGCCAATCACTCCCAGCAGCACCTTTCACGTGGGCACAGCTCAGCTACTTTGTAACGTGGGCTTTTCCCCCTCACCAGGGACCCAAACCCCCGCACCCCCGTGACCAGAGGGCAGGCATGCAGGGAGAGACACAGAGCAGGCAGCCCCTGAGCGCCTGTCAATGGAAGGGCACGAGGGCAGGACCCCCAGCTTTCCACCCTGGCAGAACCAGTCCTCACCTGCAGCAGAGGACCTCCAGACCACCAGGAGCTCTGGATGCCATGCAGTGGCTGCCTTGAGCAGTCTTTCCCAGGGGCGGCAACGTACGACCTAATCCCAGCCTGGGAGCGCCTGTCTCCAAACACGCTGGAGACAACTGCCAAGACCAAAGTGCGGAGAGGCCTGTAGAGTCAGACACCTTTTCTGTAGAGTCAGACACCTTTTCAAAACTAAACCCTCGACAGAGAGCTTCAGAAgaacacagctccagctcctctcacCTGCATACAGGTTTCTTCCCACCTCTTTGTCCTGCTTTTGCTCTCCTTCTTCAAACACAGCACAGCCaagcagacagacacacagctcagctgcaagGCCCCAACCCGGGCTCCTCTCTTCTTTGCCTCCTGTCCCAGACAAGGGTGAGAAAAGGCACTCTCACCCTGGCACCATCCATCAGGCTCAGGCTCGGGCTCAGACCCAGCTCCCCTTGGACAGGCTGGTCCACAGCTGGCTGGGCTTCCCCCTGGTAAAGCCACTCCACCAAGGCCCGCAGCACATCCAGGAACGCGCCAGAGAGCAGGAGGCTTCTCAAAGCTTGTGCTGCCTGGAAAACAAGCATCCCCCTGGACTTCCACCAAGAAGTTCAGCTCCTTTCTCACCATTCACCTCCTCACACCATTCCATGGAATCACCTccactccctcctcctctttcacAAGTCCCTGGCAAGCAAGCACTCTTGACGCCGGGCTGCAGCAACAAGGGCCTcaccagcagagagaaagaagtcatcatccctCTCTACGCGGTGCTTGTCAGACCACAGCTGGACTATCGccttcagttttggtccccCCTCTACAAAAAGCTCCCACAAAGTGGACAGGCTGCAGAAGgggccagagcagggccacaggggcgatcagaggactggagccaCGTGAGGAGAGTCTGAGAAAGCTAGGCTTGTTCAGCCGTGAGAAGAGAAGctttaggggagaccttattaccaTCTTCCAGCATTTCAAAGGTGGCTACAGAGAAGGGGGAGACTCCCAGTTTACAAGAAGTCACATGgagaagacaaggggcaatgggcacaagttgcttcTGGGGACATTCCCACTGGACACAATGGGAAAAGTGCTCACCAGGAGGACACGCAACACCTTGGAATGgtttcccaggggaagtggtggctTCCCTGCCTTTGGACAGTTTGGAGTCTCAGCCCAACACAGTGCTGAGACATCCTACAGAAACTAGAGTATTACCTAAAAGGCTTGGACCAGACcatccttgaggtcccttccaacatgacattctaggattccatgattcttcCGGAACGCCTTcaaaggaggggcaggggaatGGCTGCCAGGGCGGTTACATCATAATCCTAGGCCTGTGACACGCTGGGCTTTGGAAGGGACCTATCGGGGCCATCGGAGGGACCATCTAGTCTAGCGTGAGACAGCGGGAAGGACGGCAGCATGGGCCAGCCACTCAGCCGACCACGCTCTTCATGCTGGAATTGCTGTTCCCGGAGGAAGGACCGGCAGAACGACGATGACCTCGAGGACTACTATGTGCCCCAGAGGTCAGCGCCAGAGCCGGTTTCACCAGGGAGCCAGCCAGAGCCCAAGAAGAAGGGCTCACGGTGGAAAGtttggaaaaggaggagggctCGGGTGAGCCAGGTGTTGGAAGCAGGTGTCTCTCAAGCTTCCCCACGGGAGCTGAGCACCGTGCTGACCCAGCAGCCGGGCCAGCCTGACCACAGAAAGCCCACCTCCAGGGGAAGCCTCAGCCAGGGGCACCAGCAGGAGACCCTGGAGTCAGCCGGCATGCCAGAGGAGAACGTCAGGGCCTCTGTGCACctcagagaggagctgctggctgcaggactGGACATTCCCATCACCTGCCAGTCccgcgtgtccctggggggtgctggcagccccccggccagcattgcaggctgtACCAAGGAGGCGGCGGGCCACTGCCAGGATGAGGACTCTGAGGCCACTTTGGAGCTCTTGTCCAGGCCCCCGGAACACGACTTCTCGGGCACCGACTCGGACTCGCTCCAGGAGTTCCAGACGCCGGAAGCTCTTTACCTGAGCAAGGACGAGGGGGACGGGGCCAGCCCCGGCTCCCTGGAGGTGCAGGTGAGGGAGAGGGATGAGACAGGGACAAGTGCCCAGGCGGCCACCTCAGCACGGACGGGGGCTTCCAGCACACCCACAGCTCTGAGAAAGAGCTCTTCCCTCCTGGCCACAAACGGGactttccctgctgcctctctttACAGAGGGGagcttctttccctctcctcccccttcccaaaGTGCTCGGCAGCACTTCAAGATGCAGCTTAGACACGAAAAATTGCGTTCAAATTTGACCACTAggttaaaggaaaaagagagaacagcagtgaaatcctaaaagtaaaattcagtgAACCAACCTTTCCAGGGAAAAGCCCTTGTGTTGACATTTGGCATTGCTTTGCCACTTGGAGGATCTCCTCTAAAAATCCACTCTGTGCCGTGTTTTCCTCCTAGAATGTAAACTCTGAGCCATGGGAATTTCTGGGGACTAAATCTAAAAATGCTCCTGGCCACTCCTTGGGGATCGGCCTGTAACCTGAATGCCTCAGTATCTCCCTGCCCGCTGCATTTCCAACTCTGACCTTAAATCACCCGCATGTCTTGACTACCTAGACCACCCGGATGAGTCCTCCATGCAGCAGTCCTGGAAGTATGGAGCACGAGGAGGAAGAGGGCCACCCAGAACCTCGGACAGGACATCTGCTACGTGCAAGATGTATATACTGTTCTTAACATTTCCGATAGAATAAGTCTTCGTAACCTAAGACGGGAGGGGGCTTTGCaagtcttttctttctctcttgacTATTTTTCTTTGGGGGTGGGCActgtttctcctcttctctacATATCTTGTTCCTTTTtgcctccctttccccctcaaAAAACAGTACATAAAGGAAACGAGCCAACTCCTAATGAGATCCCTGGAAATGTGCCTTGATGAGAGCTGTCCAGTAAcatctctccagctgctggggatTTTCCATTCCAAAAGGCGCAGTTTCTTCCAGtagaagaaactattttttctttctgttgctctGGGACACCGCTTGGGGTTGGTGGCTTGTCTCCTTGAGAGCTGAGTAACTTCACACATGGTGTGACCGagagctcttttctttccagatgaGTTCGTCACTGTTTTGGGTGAAGGCGCCTTTGGGCAGGTCATGGAATTCATTGATCACCAAGAGTAAGTCTTTTGAGTTAAAAGACAGGCAAGTTTTGTGACTGATGCTCTTGAGGGCTGCCCTGGGATCTGTTCAGATTCTAGTCGAGCCTGTGTGCAGACGCACCCTTCTGACATTAACAGCTCCACACACGTCCTCTAGAACTGAAGACCTTTTCTGATGAGGTTCCCATCGTTATAAACAAGATAGGTGGTGACAGTTCCTGAGGATTCTTAGGTTCAAGTCCTCCTTGGTCTCACCCCTGTTGTTAAAAACCTGCCTTTCCAGGGACAACAGGCATGTGGCAGTGAAGTTCGTCAAAGATGTCGACCCACGCAGGGCATATCATGCAGAAGTCTCAGTGCTGCAATATTTGAACTCACTGGACCCCAGCGGCACACAGTAAGTAGACAAAACCGACCGCACTGTGCTTTGGCTTTAAGCTTTCCCAGACGCTGCCTTCTGGAACAGAAGAGCTATGGAGCGAAGCCTGATCCAACGGCCTGTGGCAGTTcctctggttttctgcttttgcagtcaCTGCGTCCGAATGCTGGACTGGTTCGAGCACCGGGGCCATGTGTGCATTGTTTTTGAGCTGCTGGGGCCCAGCACCTACAGCTTCATTGTAGCAAATGGCTTCCGGCCCTTCAGGGTGGACGACATCAGACGGATGGGCTACCAGCTCTGCGAGGCTGTCAACTGTAAGTGCGCTTCTTGGTTGCTTGTTAAATTTTCTCTGGGGGACGAGCTAACTGGCCTCGTTATCTTGCAGTTTTGCACATCAACGGGTTGACACACACAGATTTAAAACCGGATAATATTTTACTTGTCAACTCCGAGTACACAGAGGAGTACAACGCCAGCCTGGTAAGTTGCTGtcctcttccccacctccccttcaGCCACCCTCTGGCATTCTCTGGGCTCAGCCATCCCACTGGTTCCTTGCAGAAACAAGTGGAGCGCAGACCGAAAGACCCATCCGTCAAAGTGGCCGACTTTGGGAACGCGACAAGGGATGACGAGCCTCACTGCCCTCTCGTCTCTACAAGACCCTACCGAGCTCCAGAAATCATCCTAGGTCAGGAGGCGTCTCTTAGGCACATCTTTGCCATAAGATGCTTCCTGCTGTGCTCTTGAAGGCTGCTACAGCACTGTGGCGCCTCTTGCTTGAGCTGCTCAACTCTTTGTAGCCTGGTGCAAACATGGATCTTCTGAATCTTTCCACAGCCCTGGGATGGTCACAGCCATGCGACGTCTGGAGTATAGGCTGTATCCTCCTCGAGTACTACCTCGGATTCCCAGTGTTTACGGTAGGCAACGAGGAACCCCAAGCGACGCAGCGCGTACCACGCTGCCCAACTCGGGGAAAACGTGCTCCGGCGAGGTGGGAGCTAAGGGCAAGGGTCTGCGCAAGAAAGGCAGCTGCTTGTCTCTGCAAGGCCGCCTTGAGGTGAACAGAAGCTGTAGGCACAAAGGAACTGTCTCAGCAGGAGACTTGCACAAGCTGCTTTCAGCAAACACTGGGGCAGCAGCTTGGCATGAAGGGTGACCCCGTCACCGGGTGCAATTTCCAAGCAGCACTAATAACACATGTGGCTTTGCCTGACAGCATCAGCAAATACCATGCAACTACCCAAATTCTGTCAGCCTCAGATATACCGATGAAACTGGACATTTACGagccaagaaaaacaaatagcaCCAACAACTAAAATAATGCTGGGTCAAGGGGAACAATTTCCAGGAGGTTGTACCTTCTTCCAGGAAACAAGTAGCTATGGCCACTCTTTTTTCCTTAGTCGGGAATGGATTACTGCTTTCAGGGTACAGTCAAGTAGGAAGTCAGGTCAGTGTAAGCGAGTTCTTGGGAACTCCCTCTAACAACCAACAATGTCTACCTAGGTTTCCTTCGATGCCTATGAAGATATAGAACACCTGGCAAAGATGGAAAGAATCCTGGGGCCTTTGCCAAGAGACATGATCAAGAAAACCAGGTAATGACACTTTTCTGTACCTGGACTGCTAGGGTTCAACGGAAATCTGGTTTCAGATCTGGTTGAAGTGCCATCTTTTTAAAGTCATGCTATTAGATACTCAGTATCACACTTTTACTCAATGGAACAAGCCGGCTGCTCCTGTGCCAACATTCCCAGGCCAGTCCCCCACTTTTGGACAAAGGTGCTGACAAACAGCTTCCAGCGCAGGGACAAAGCAGCATCCTTGAAGAGCAAACTCTTGGTTccaggagaaacacaaaagtcTCTTTCTTTCAGGAGAGGCGACTACTACTGTCATGGCCGGCTGGTGTGGGACCAACACAGCCTCTTTGGCCGCTATGCCTCACAGCACTGTAAGCCACTGAAGGtaagagaagagagggaaacGGCTTTGGAAGAGAGGAGCTTGAAGGGCAAGGACGCAATCAGGAAAACATCTTCCgttgttttcttcccaaaggCGTACATGACCTGCAGCACTGAGGAACACTGCCACCTGTTCGACTTGATAGAGAAGATGCTGCAGTACGACCCAGCCGAGCGAATTACCCTGCAAGAAGCCCTCaaacatccttttttcttcccgCTCCAACGGGAAAAAAGGGCATCGCCTCTAAGAGCTGAGGGGGCTGACACGGGTGTCAGTCCCCCAAAGAAGCCTAGGAAAATTTGGGCCTTTGTTACATGttgtgttctgttctgttccGTTCTGTTCTGTTTGTGGGTAGTTTCACGTTTGTTGGATTAAAAGAGTTTGTAAATACCCTCTTCTGTGTTACAAGCGTTTGGATACTGATGTTTCACCCAACTCCTGGCATGAAACACAAAAGAAACTGATGAGCGTGGTTGCGTGTCCTCCCTAAATGAAGATCTGGGGACAGTGGCACTTTGAGCCATGCACACATGTCCCAgagctctgtcctcctgctgaGTGGTCTCCACAACGACAGTCCCAATACCCAGAACATACAGTGCCCTTTCACCAACACCTCAATGACCCCATCACTGCACACCCCCcacatctccagctcctccactgctccaccccAGCTCTAACATCTGAAGCTTGGTGATGAACATTTAAATGCTCTGACCCCCTGCTGCTACCGGGACTGGAAACACTCTGTGCGTCACAGGCCGAGAACTTGGCACGGCCACAAGAGCTCCCCCTCCCTACCAGGAAGCCACTAGAGCTGCTCAGTCCCGGCAAGGCTCTAAATTTACGTGCCTTCTACAGGGCAGACTAAGTCACGTCAGCACAAGAAGCACGCAGAGGTGTGCAGCTTCGCTGTGTGCTCCCCAGATAATTCAGGTTTTCTCTGCCACTTTCAGCAGACaaggaagaagagcagcagctgcagcagcagcaggacctcGGGGGTCTTTGCACCTCCCTGGCCTCCCTCCCCTTGCCATCAACTGCACTGAAGAACTCTGGGGCTGGAGAAACAGCACAGCTCCACGTCTTCCGACCCACTGGGCACCTGCCCACTTTATGCTGTAAATCCCTGACTTGACATGGGAGCTACTGACGTGCCTTGGACCACTTGTCCTTTCTTACCTTCAAGCTGGCTCTCTCTCTGGCTCTCCACATTAGCACAGACACGCCCGGACAGGGCCTGATCACTGCTCCATGCCTGCCATGCCTATCAGTGACAGCTTCTCACCCTCCCTTTTCACATCAGCCTTTCTTGGCTCTTCTCTGGGACACAGGAGAACTAAATCACTGACCCCAGCGCACTGCTTTGCAGTTCTCCCTGCTaatggctgcagggcaggcagggggttGCTACTCAGACAGGAGGTCACTCCCTGGGCAAAGCCTCTTCTGCAAGCTTGCTCTTCACCTCCCGCCACAAACCTGCAGCCCAGCAAGTCTCTCCAGGAATATTTCCAGACGCAGCCTTCCGTTCACCTCCGCGAGGCCTCTTCCAGGTGCCTTTCTTTGGACAGGGACAGCTTGCACACCTTGTCACCTTTCTTTGGGCGTGGACAGCGTGCACACCGTGTCCCATCAcaagctcagctccagcagccacgCCTTCTCCCAGGTCCTGTCCCAGCTGTTCTCCATAGGAACTCCTGGACGCAGCAATTGAGCACCCGGACTgttctcctctgcttccccagctaCCTCTGGAAGACCTGGAGGGACAGAGGGCAGAAACCCAATGGGGCCAATCACTCCCAGCAGCACCTTTCACGTGGGCACAGCTCAGCTACTTTGTAACGTGGGCTTTTCCCCCTCACCAGGGACCCAAACCCCCGCACCCCCGTGACCAGAGGGCAGGCATGCAGGGAGAGACACAGAGCAGGCAGCCCCTGAGCGCCTGTCAATGGAAGGGCACGAGGGCAGGACCCCCAGCTTTCCACCCTGGCAGAACCAGTCCTCACCTGCAGCAGAGGACCTCCAGACCACCAGGAGCTCTGGATGCCATGCAGTGGCTGCCTTGAGCAGTCTTTCCCAGGGGCGGCAACGTACGACCTAATCCCAGCCTGGGAGCGCCTGTCTCCAAACACGCTGGAGACAACTGCCAAGACCAAAGTGCGGAGAGGCCTGTAGAGTCAGACACCTTTTCTGTAGAGTCAGACACCTTTTCAAAACTAAACCCTCGACAGAGAGCTTCAGAAgaacacagctccagctcctctcacCTGCATACAGGTTTCTTCCCACCTCTTTGTCCTGCTTTTGCTCTCCTTCTTCAAACACAGCACAGCCaagcagacagacacacagctcagctgcaagGCCCCAACCCGGGCTCCTCTCTTCTTTGCCTCCTGTCCCAGACAAGGGTGAGAAAAGGCACTCTCACCCTGGCACCATCCATCAGGCTCAGGCTCGGGCTCAGACCCAGCTCCCCTTGGACAGGCTGGTCCACAGCTGGCTGGGCTTCCCCCTGGTAAAGCCACTCCACCAAGGCCCGCAGCACATCCAGGAACGCGCCAGAGAGCAGGAGGCTTCTCAAAGCTTGTGCTGCCTGGAAAACAAGCATCCCCCTGGACTTCCACCAAGAAGTTCAGCTCCTTTCTCACCATTCACCTCCTCACACCATTCCATGGAATCACCTccactccctcctcctctttcacAAGTCCCTGGCAAGCAAGCACTCTTGACGCCGGGCTGCAGCAACAAGGGCCTcaccagcagagagaaagaagtcatcatccctCTCTACGCGGTGCTTGTCAGACCACAGCTGGACTATCGccttcagttttggtccccCCTCTACAAAAAGCTCCCACAAAGTGGACAGGCTGCAGAAGgggccagagcagggccacaggggcgatcagaggactggagccaCGTGAGGAGAGTCTGAGAAAGCTAGGCTTGTTCAGCCGTGAGAAGAGAAGctttaggggagaccttattaccaTCTTCCAGCATTTCAAAGGTGGCTACAGAGAAGGGGGAGACTCCCAGTTTACAAGAAGTCACATGgagaagacaaggggcaatgggcacaagttgcttcTGGGGA encodes the following:
- the LOC139794536 gene encoding dual specificity protein kinase CLK1-like; the encoded protein is MGQPLSRPRSSCWNCCSRRKDRQNDDDLEDYYVPQRSAPEPVSPGSQPEPKKKGSRWKVWKRRRARVSQVLEAGVSQASPRELSTVLTQQPGQPDHRKPTSRGSLSQGHQQETLESAGMPEENVRASVHLREELLAAGLDIPITCQSRVSLGGAGSPPASIAGCTKEAAGHCQDEDSEATLELLSRPPEHDFSGTDSDSLQEFQTPEALYLSKDEGDGASPGSLEVQTTRMSPPCSSPGSMEHEEEEGHPEPRTGHLLRARYEFVTVLGEGAFGQVMEFIDHQEDNRHVAVKFVKDVDPRRAYHAEVSVLQYLNSLDPSGTHHCVRMLDWFEHRGHVCIVFELLGPSTYSFIVANGFRPFRVDDIRRMGYQLCEAVNFLHINGLTHTDLKPDNILLVNSEYTEEYNASLKQVERRPKDPSVKVADFGNATRDDEPHCPLVSTRPYRAPEIILALGWSQPCDVWSIGCILLEYYLGFPVFTVSFDAYEDIEHLAKMERILGPLPRDMIKKTRRGDYYCHGRLVWDQHSLFGRYASQHCKPLKAYMTCSTEEHCHLFDLIEKMLQYDPAERITLQEALKHPFFFPLQREKRASPLRAEGADTGVSPPKKPRKIWAFVTCCVLFCSVLFCLWVVSRLLD